GTCTGGTTTTATAACAGTGATCCATGCTCTTACGTCAAAAGATCGTCGAGCAGAGACAACCGGTACTTTTCTACCTAGTGGCACAGAATGTAGCGGCAGCACAATGTTTTAATCTAAGTATAAATCATTCTGCGCGTCTACTCTCTTGGCTATATCACTTAGCCAGTTCCTTTTGCTCTGGGTCTCTTGTTGACCCGTTCCTCTTTTGCTGTTTGAACAACGCGCCTGCAGCAAAGACTCCGTCGGGCTTTTTCGCTGTCCGTTTTCCCCTTTATTTGAGTCTTCTCCAGCTCGGTTGTGGTCCTCTGTCACCGACATGGAGTTGTACTGCCGCGGACGGGTTCATGTGGCTGGCATCTGTGTTCGCCAGCCGTTTGCAACGGCAGGCAGACGTGAGGGTTGCTCGTCGCGCCAACCGGCGGTCAACTTCCTCTATTCAGACTTCCTCCCACCTCGGTGGATCCCCTCTGTTGGTGTTGTGCGTGCTCGTCCCCATTCGCGGGGACATTCTCGTCTGCCGGCGCAGCTCGACGCACCGTGCTGCGCTCCGGCTGgtgtttcgtttcctccctttcctttGCCCTCCTGCCCAGGAAGAGCCGTTGCCTTGATGTCTGGCGGCTCTTCGCTGTTGGGCAGGCCTCCATCCCTCGTCTCAGGGTTGGACTGGAGTTTTGCCGCTTCCAGCCCACCTGACAAAATCCCTCCACTATGCTGTCAGGTCGGACCGCGGCGCCCTCGTTGTCTGCAGAAGGCAGCTCTGCTCCCCTGCTTCCCACCCCTGCTGCTCGTCCCTTCCCCGAGACGGTGCGTCCTCCGAGCTTGTCGCTGCCGCGACTGTGCGTCTCGCCGGCCGCAACGGCACGCACGCGAAGAACGCCTGTGTTCAGTGCCGCTCCAAGTCCGAAAACGCCCGCGTTTGGCGGCGAGCCGTTGCCGCAGACACCCGAGTTCGGCAACGAGCAAGCC
This Toxoplasma gondii ME49 chromosome VIII, whole genome shotgun sequence DNA region includes the following protein-coding sequences:
- a CDS encoding hypothetical protein (encoded by transcript TGME49_270970) → MDTSTASLRRRSLRESSALCRACSLPNSGVCGNGSPPNAGVFGLGAALNTGVLRVRAVAAGETHSRGSDKLGGRTVSGKGRAAGVGSRGAELPSADNEGAAVRPDSIVEGFCQVGWKRQNSSPTLRRGMEACPTAKSRQTSRQRLFLGRRAKEREETKHQPERSTVRRAAPADENVPANGDEHAQHQQRGSTEVGGSLNRGS